GCCGATGACGGACGCTGCCGCGCTGCGGGCGCTCGTCCGCCGGGAGGCGCCTGACGTCCTGGTTCCGGAGATCGAGCAGATCGCGACCGACGAGCTCCTCCGGCTCGAGGAGGAGGGCTGGACGGTCATTCCTCGCGCCGCGGCGACGCGGGCGACGATGGACCGTGAGCGCATCCGGCGGATCGCGGCCGAGAAGGCCCGGGTGCGTACGAGCCGGTTCGTCTTTGCAGATACCCTGGAGGAGGCCCGGCGGGGAGCGCAGGAGATCGGATTTCCCTGCGTGTTCAAGGCGATGATGTCGAGCTCAGGCCACGGAATGACCGTGGTGCCTAACCCCGAAGGGGTGGCAGAGGCCTACGGCGAAGCGAGCGAGCACGGGCGCGTGCGGAACGCCCGGATCATGATCGAGGAGTTCGTCCGTTTCGACCGGGAGGTGACCATGCTCACGCTGAGGCACTACGATCCGGCCGGCCAGATCCGCACAACGGTCATGGCGCCGATCGCGCACGTCCGGCCCGGTACGCTCTACCATGAGAGCTGGCAACCCGAGCCGTTCGCTCCGGAGGTGGAGGTGGCCCTGCGGGAGACCGCCACCCAGGTCACCGACCAGCTCGGCGGGATCGGGATCTTCGGGGTGGAGTGCTTCGTCGCGGGGAAGAACGTGTACTTCAGTGAGGTCTCACCACGGCCCCACGACACAGGGCTCGTGACCCTCGGCAGCCAGTGGAACAGCGAGTTCGCGCTCCACGCCCGCGCGATCCTCGGCCTGCCGTACGTCGGCCCGGAGCCGACGACCCCCGCCGCGGCGCGAGTGATCCTCGGATCCGAGGCGGGATGGGCGCCGAGCTTCGGTGGCCTCGCGCAAGCCCTGGCTCCCGTCGGAGTGCGGATCTTCCTGTTTGGCAAACCCGAGACGTACCGCGGCCGTCGCCTGGGGATCGCCGTCGCCCGCGGCGCCACGACCGAGGAAGCCCGCCGGCTCGCCGACAGCGCCGCCCGCACGGTCGAGGCCGGGATCGTGGTCGATTCACCCGGTTCCCCGCCTCCGGGCCACGCCGCCTGAGCCGAACCGAATCCGTTCCACCCGTCGAGCTTATGCGCCGAGGAGGCGTCGCAGGCCCCAGCCATGAAGGACAAGAGCGAGCTCGAGCGTGTGGTGCTCGGAGAGACCCGCATCGTCTTGACACGCGACCTGTCCGTCATGAATCCGAACCTCGCGCCCGGGGCGCAGGGGCTCGTGACGGCCAAGCTCGCCAACTACACCATGAAGGTCCAGTTCCCCCGCGTCACGGTCGGCATCGGCTGGCAGGACTGCGAGATCGTCGATGGAAAGACCGGCATGCCCACCGACGCCGAGCAGCCGAGGATGATCCCGCGACCGCGCGCGATGGGCGAAGAGTGAGCCTGGATCTCTTCTTGGGCGGGGTCCGTCCGCTCGGCCCCTCTTAGACCGGGTCGGCGGTCAGGAACTCGAGACGGTTCCCGAACGGATCGAGCGCGTAGAACCTTCGATATCCCGGCATCGGCACGTCCTCGTACGTCCGCGATCCCGCCTCGTCCAGGCGCCGGCGGAGGCCCTCCAGATCGTCGACCAGGAAGGCGGGATGGGCCTTCGCGGCCGGCCGAAACCCGACCTCGACGCCCAGATGCAGTTCGTTCGGCCCCAGGGAGTACCAGAGGCCTCCGCGGGCCGCGAGGTGTGCGGGCTTCGGTAGAGGAGCGAGGCCCAGGAGGCCCTCGTAGAACGCGCTCGCCGCGGCCTCCCCTCCGGGAGGAATCGCGAGCTGAACATGGTGGAGCCGGAATCCAGACGCTTCGCGCGGGGGTCCACGATCAGCGGGCATCGGACCTCGTGGCGGTGGGGCCGAGTTCGAAGGCGACCATCATCGCGGCGCATCGTTCCCAACGCTCGGGCAGACGACCGAGCCCCTCCTCGATCTCCAACAGGTGGCTCCAAGCGTTCGGGTTCGGATGCACCTCGGCAATCCGATCCGGGTCGAACCCCAGCGCCGGGGCCACGGCCATCGCCTCGCGCATCATCCAGCCGGACGGCGAGAGCGCTCGCACGAGATCCGCTACGGTCCGTCGCTGGAACCCGTGGTCCTTCGCGGCCCGCCCGTCGACCGGCGCGAACCCCTCGCGCTCGATCCGGGGGCGCACGGCGCGCACCGGAGAGCGCAACAGGCGTCCCACGGCCCGAGGAGGCAGCCGAGCGAAATACCGCGATCGCTCGCCGGTGCCGGGCATGATCTCGAGGAGGAGCTTGGCCCGCGGCGCCGCCGATTTCGCGAGGAGCTGGAGGGAGCGAGCGAACGGCTCCGGGGCGAAGCCGAGCACGTTTCCGAGCGCGGTCACCTCCCCGAACGCCGCCGATCGTACGGGCGGGCGGAACCCGTCGCCCCTCACCGGATCGGGGGAGAACCGTTCGCCCGTCCGATCCGAGGGGGGGCTGCAGGCCCGGCGGAGCATCACGTCGGAGAGATCGATCAGCACGCGCCGGCTTCCGTCCGCGCCGATCCGATGCGTAAAGCGGCCGGGTCCGGGCCCGATCTCGAGCGCCCACGGCGCGTCCACCCGGTGGCGATCCAAGAATCGTTCGCGAAGCTCCCGGAAAAGATCGCGCTGCGGGGTCCCCTCGTAACGTTTCCACTCCCGGTCCGCCCGGTAGGAGTCGACGGCCCGGAAGCGCTCGCGCGCTTCTTCGGCCGTGGGAATGGCGGGATCGGCCTTCCCCGCGGCGGACGATCGAGGCGAGACGGCGCGTGCGTCTCCCCCTCGCTTCCCCCCGCCCGGCCCCGACGGCGGGCGATCGG
The window above is part of the Thermoplasmata archaeon genome. Proteins encoded here:
- the purT gene encoding formate-dependent phosphoribosylglycinamide formyltransferase translates to MTEARAGRGVLFRDRIGSPIVGNAPKVLLLGSGELGREIAIEAMRLGAEVIAVDRYANAPAMQVAHRHHVLPMTDAAALRALVRREAPDVLVPEIEQIATDELLRLEEEGWTVIPRAAATRATMDRERIRRIAAEKARVRTSRFVFADTLEEARRGAQEIGFPCVFKAMMSSSGHGMTVVPNPEGVAEAYGEASEHGRVRNARIMIEEFVRFDREVTMLTLRHYDPAGQIRTTVMAPIAHVRPGTLYHESWQPEPFAPEVEVALRETATQVTDQLGGIGIFGVECFVAGKNVYFSEVSPRPHDTGLVTLGSQWNSEFALHARAILGLPYVGPEPTTPAAARVILGSEAGWAPSFGGLAQALAPVGVRIFLFGKPETYRGRRLGIAVARGATTEEARRLADSAARTVEAGIVVDSPGSPPPGHAA
- a CDS encoding VOC family protein → MPADRGPPREASGFRLHHVQLAIPPGGEAAASAFYEGLLGLAPLPKPAHLAARGGLWYSLGPNELHLGVEVGFRPAAKAHPAFLVDDLEGLRRRLDEAGSRTYEDVPMPGYRRFYALDPFGNRLEFLTADPV